One window of the Zea mays cultivar B73 chromosome 3, Zm-B73-REFERENCE-NAM-5.0, whole genome shotgun sequence genome contains the following:
- the LOC100192822 gene encoding uncharacterized protein LOC100192822, with product MRHHQACSRAHQVGALVLVSATFLLTRLFDRFLLDTYSSAPINPGRPFSSADLRIYVYAEDEIQGLRALLRGRDGTINAATCLKGQWGTQVKVHQFLLKSRFRTFNKDHANLFFVPSYVKCVRMTGALSDKEINQTYVKVLSQMPYFRRSGGRDHIFVFPSGAGAHLFRSWAIFLNRSIILTPEGDRTDKRGTSAFNTWKDIIIPGNVDDSMVKSDAPAVQPIPLTKRKYLANFLGRAQGKAGRLQLVELAKQYPDKLESPELKLSGPNKLGRIEYFKHLRNAKFCLAPRGESSWTLRFYESFFVECVPVILSDEVELPFQNVIDYSEISIKWPSSRIGPELLEYLESISDERIEEMIGHGREMRCLWVYAADTEPCSAMSGILTELQKKVRRFHQSPETFWLHNRTIVNRDLIEFHSWKTPVPLP from the exons ATGCGGCACCACCAAGCCTGCAGCCGCGCTCACCAGGTGGGCGCTCTGGTCCTCGTCTCTGCCACCTTCCTCCTCACCCGCCTCTTCGACCGCTTCCTCCTCGACACATATTCCTCCGCCCCCATAAACCCCGGCCGGCCCTTCTCTTCCGCTGACCTCCGCATCTACGTCTACGCTGAGGACGAGATCCAGGGCCTCCGCGCCCTGCTCCGGGGACGCGACGGCACCATCAACGCCGCCACATGCCTCAAGGGCCAATGGGGCACCCAG GTCAAGGTCCACCAATTTCTTCTAAAGTCAAGGTTCAGAACATTTAACAAGGATCACGCAAATCTCTTCTTTGTTCCGAGCTATGTCAAGTGTGTTCGCATGACAGGGGCACTAAGTGACAAAGAAATCAATCAGACCTATGTCAAG GTTCTGAGTCAGATGCCATATTTCCGTAGATCAGGTGGGCGCGACCACATTTTTGTCTTCCCAAG TGGTGCAGGCGCTCATCTGTTTCGTTCATGGGCAATATTTCTGAATCGATCTATTATCCTTACTCCAGAG GGTGACCGGACTGACAAACGTGGTACGAGTGCATTTAATACATGGAAAGATATTATTATACCTGGGAACGTGGATGATTCTATGGTGAAGTCTGATGCTCCTGCTGTCCAACCAATCCCGCTAACAAAAAGGAAGTACTTAGCCAACTTCCTTGGACGTGCCCAGGGGAAAGCAGGACGCCTTCAACTGGTGGAGCTTGCAAAGCAGTATCCTGACAAG CTGGAATCTCCAGAACTCAAGTTATCTGGCCCCAACAAATTGGGAAGGATCGAGTACTTCAAGCACCTGAGAAATGCAAAGTTCTGCTTGGCTCCACGTGGAGAGTCATCTTGGACACTTCGGTTCTACGAGTCCTTCTTTGTG GAATGTGTGCCAGTGATTTTGTCAGATGAAGTTGAGCTTCCTTTCCAGAATGTGATCGACTACAGTGAAATCTCGATAAAGTGGCCGTCGTCCAGGATTGGACCTGAACTCCTTGAGTACCTTGAATCAATATCAG ATGAAAGGATCGAGGAAATGATTGGTCATGGGCGTGAGATGAGATGCTTGTGGGTGTATGCAGCTGATACTGAGCCGTGCTCTGCCATGAGCGGTATCCTGACGGAGCTGCAGAAGAAAGTGCGGCGGTTCCATCAATCGCCGGAAACGTTCTGGCTGCACAACAGAACAATTGTGAATAGAGATCTGATTGAGTTCCACAGCTGGAAGACGCCTGTTCCGTTGCCATGA
- the LOC103650992 gene encoding WUSCHEL-related homeobox 9-like, which produces MEALSGRVGVKCGRWNPTAEQVKVLTELFRAGLRTPSTEQIQRISTHLSAFGKVESKNVFYWFQNHKARERHHHKKRRRGASSSSPDSGSGRGSNNEEDGRGAASQSHDADADADLVLQPPESKREARSYGHHHRLVTCYVRDVVEQQEASPSWERPTREVETLELFPLKSYGDLEAAEKVRSYVRGSGATSEQCRELSFFDVVSAGRDPPLELRLCSFGP; this is translated from the exons ATGGAGGCGCTGAGCGGGCGGGTAGGCGTCAAGTGCGGGCGGTGGAACCCTACGGCGGAGCAGGTGAAGGTCCTGACGGAGCTCTTCCGCGCGGGGCTGCGGACGCCCAGCACGGAGCAGATCCAGCGCATCTCCACCCACCTCAGCGCCTTCGGCAAGGTGGAGAGCAAGAACGTCTTCTACTGGTTCCAGAACCACAAGGCCCGCGAGCGCCACCACCACAAGAAGCGACGCCGCGGCGCGTCGTCGTCCTCCCCCGacagcggcagcggcaggggaAGCAACAACGAGGAAGACGGCCGTGGTGCCGCCTCGCAGTCGCacgacgccgacgccgacgccgacctcgTGCTGCAACCGCCAGAGAGCAAGCGGGAGGCCAGAAGCTATGGCCACCATCACCGGCTCGTGACAT GCTACGTCAGGGACGTGGTGGAGCAGCAGGAGGCGTCGCCGTCGTGGGAGCGGCCGACGAGGGAGGTGGAGACGCTAGAGCTCTTCCCCCTCAAGTCGTACGGCGACCTCGAGGCGGCGGAGAAGGTCCGGTCGTACGTCAGAGGAAGCGGCGCCACCAGCGAGCAGTGCAGGGAGTTGTCCTTCTTCGACGTCGTCTCCGCCGGCCGGGATCCGCCGCTCGagctcaggctctgcagcttCGGTCCCTAG
- the LOC103650992 gene encoding WUSCHEL-related homeobox 9-like isoform X1 yields the protein MEALSGRVGVKCGRWNPTAEQVKVLTELFRAGLRTPSTEQIQRISTHLSAFGKVESKNVFYWFQNHKARERHHHKKRRRGASSSSPDSGSGRGSNNEEDGRGAASQSHDADADADLVLQPPESKREARSYGHHHRLVTCKLQHARTHRYVRDVVEQQEASPSWERPTREVETLELFPLKSYGDLEAAEKVRSYVRGSGATSEQCRELSFFDVVSAGRDPPLELRLCSFGP from the exons ATGGAGGCGCTGAGCGGGCGGGTAGGCGTCAAGTGCGGGCGGTGGAACCCTACGGCGGAGCAGGTGAAGGTCCTGACGGAGCTCTTCCGCGCGGGGCTGCGGACGCCCAGCACGGAGCAGATCCAGCGCATCTCCACCCACCTCAGCGCCTTCGGCAAGGTGGAGAGCAAGAACGTCTTCTACTGGTTCCAGAACCACAAGGCCCGCGAGCGCCACCACCACAAGAAGCGACGCCGCGGCGCGTCGTCGTCCTCCCCCGacagcggcagcggcaggggaAGCAACAACGAGGAAGACGGCCGTGGTGCCGCCTCGCAGTCGCacgacgccgacgccgacgccgacctcgTGCTGCAACCGCCAGAGAGCAAGCGGGAGGCCAGAAGCTATGGCCACCATCACCGGCTCGTGACATGTAAGCTGCAGCACGCACGTACACATC GCTACGTCAGGGACGTGGTGGAGCAGCAGGAGGCGTCGCCGTCGTGGGAGCGGCCGACGAGGGAGGTGGAGACGCTAGAGCTCTTCCCCCTCAAGTCGTACGGCGACCTCGAGGCGGCGGAGAAGGTCCGGTCGTACGTCAGAGGAAGCGGCGCCACCAGCGAGCAGTGCAGGGAGTTGTCCTTCTTCGACGTCGTCTCCGCCGGCCGGGATCCGCCGCTCGagctcaggctctgcagcttCGGTCCCTAG
- the LOC103650993 gene encoding josephin-like protein: protein MRRKGSECTRISPAEIDVVMPMISLSSRSGRRAPSDRDRPRRQVRGGCGSRLLRTARWTAARFYRRARVSIDRAFRSSSTSKKAAATAAASPDCTPARHGSRRQQSAPPVAVDDSHKSEAVEECIRFMNSSSRKYR from the coding sequence ATGAGGAGAAAAGGGAGCGAGTGTACAAGGATCAGCCCCGCTGAGATCGACGTCGTCATGCCCATGATCTCTCTGTCGTCCAGATCCGGCCGAAGGGCGCCGTCGGACCGGGACCGACCTCGTCGGCAAGTGCGAGGCGGCTGCGGGTCTCGCCTGCTGCGGACCGCGCGGTGGACGGCCGCACGCTTCTACAGGCGAGCGAGGGTAAGCATCGATAGGGCATTCCGGTCCTCGTCGACGTCCAAGAAAGCAGCTGCCACTGCTGCTGCTTCACCGGATTGCACGCCGGCGAGGCATGGCAGTAGGCGGCAGCAGTCCGCGCCACCGGTGGCCGTCGATGACTCGCACAAGAGCGAAGCGGTGGAAGAGTGCATCAGGTTCATGAACTCGTCGTCGAGGAAGTACCGGTAG